TGTCGGTGTCCTGGCCGAGCACGCGAAGCTCACCCAATCGGCCGCGTCGCAACATCTGGCCAAGATGCGGGCCGAGGGCCTGGTGGCCACCCGGCGGGAGGCCCAGACTATCTTCTATCGGCTGGACGATCCGGCCGCCCTGCGGGTGCTCGACACCCTGTGCGACATCTATCGCGGCGAGCTCACGGATCAGAGCAGGAAGGGCAGGCGCTAGGCTCGCTGATCGCCTCGCAGCCCGAGTTGTCTGGTCAGCCCAGCTTCTCAGCGGTTAGCCGCCGCCCTCACTCGTCGTCCTGGCCGTCGTCGCCCAAGTCCACGAGA
This is a stretch of genomic DNA from Phenylobacterium immobile (ATCC 35973). It encodes these proteins:
- a CDS encoding ArsR/SmtB family transcription factor; the encoded protein is MSKALVQSPSEGLSELEHSAHAAARMLKLLASEQRLLLLCRLVEGEASVGVLAEHAKLTQSAASQHLAKMRAEGLVATRREAQTIFYRLDDPAALRVLDTLCDIYRGELTDQSRKGRR